The Tolypothrix sp. NIES-4075 genomic interval AGCTTATCAAAGCAAACGGTGCTTTGCTGGGGTGGGTTGCGGGGTGCTGTTTCCATTGCTTTGGCATTAAGCGTGTCAGCCAGTTTACCAAATCGCCAAGCATTGATTGCTACGGTCTTTGGCGGAGTATTGTTTACCCTGCTCGTACAGGGATTGACCATCCAACCTTTGTTAAAAAAGTTGCAATTACTCGGCGATGGACCCCTGCGTCAGCAATATTTAGAGGTAATTGCCCGCCAAACTGCCCTCAATCGAGTACTGGAACACTTAGAAAAACTTGAGCAGCGTCCTGGGATTGAGCCAGAGTTTTGCGACTACCAGAAAGCGCTGATTAGAGGAGAACTTGACCGTCTGCAAGTAGAAATTGAGAAATTACAGGATGAGTATCCGAATATGCGGGACTTTACACTTGAGCAACTGCGCTCAGAACTGCTGGCAATTGAAGCAGATACTTATGCTGAATTTGTCCGCTCAGGTCGATTGAATCGCGAACTTGCACCTTCTCTGCAACAGCTTATCGATTGACACTTTCCTTTTTATCGGCAAAGTCGCGATCGCATATAGACTAAACGGAGTTAAGGTATTCGGAAAAAATTTGGAAATTTTTCGGACACCCCTGAGCGGATGTACCTCACAATTTCCCGACTATCCATCCCCACTCTTTAACAGGGATGGGGAATTCCGTCGAATTAATTAATTTTGATGGTGTTAACTATAGGGCAAAAGTGCGAGCGATCGCAACCCATGCTCACCTGAAACTCAAACGAGTACAGCAGATGTTGGTTGGGAGGAGGGGGAGAGGAGGAAAGGGGGAGTGTTGAATATTTAGGACTTACGCAAAAATCTCTTAAATCCTTTATTCTCTGTGAACTCTGCGTCGCGCCAGTTGCTTCAAGTCGGGGAACCCGCCCAACGCACTGGCTTCTCTGCGGTTCGTTTTTTCATAATTTTGCGTAAGTCCTAATATTGAAACTTCAGCCTCAGAACATGACTGTTGACTCTTGACTCTTAATGCTTTATCTCACGGACTTGGTTGCCGCTTTGAAAGTTCTTTTAGTGGACATTATATTCCCGGATTAGAAGATGCTTTGCGTGTATTTGAAATTCATGAAACACAAGTTGGGGTGTTGGTGTTTATTGCCGAAGCTTTTACTTCTGCTTTTATAGTTTCGACACCCCAACACTACCGTGTTTTACACACCAGCTTGCTAGAGGATTTCTACGGTTTACTTTACGATACGACTTTCATGGTGGATCTATCTGTCGATGAGTCGAAAATTAATAGTTTGGCTGATTTGAGAAGTGAAAGAAGCGCAAATGCGATCCGATTGGGGATCGTTTCAGGGTTTCATGGCATTTGGGTGGGTGGAAAACTTACTGCGCTCTCAGATAGTTTACACTTTTAGACAGTTCCAAATGCAACAGTTTATCACAAACCTGAATCCTAAGGGAGAAAATCATATTGGGGAAGCGATCGTCCGGGAAAATGGAGAGATAGAATATCTTAAAACTTACCGTCACTTCAGCTGCACAAACCCGTCGAGTTTACTTACGAGCGTCAGTTAGCTGAACATAACACAGAACTTAGATACTACCGCTAACGCACTTTCCTGCACTGGTGAGGAGTTAATGTCTTGGATGGAAAAAGTTGGTTTTGGATATTTACTAAATCAACAGATACCGGATGCTGCACGCAAAGCGATAAAGTAGGATGGGATAAAAGTGAAATTGCGACCAAGAGATAATTTAGAGCGATCGTGGATTGTACGCTTTGGAGCTGCTATGCTGCTTTTTGGTCAAGTTTGGCTGCATTTACTTCAAGGAAAAATGCACAGCCGTCATATTATGGAACATATGGTAAAAGCAGGACCTGCTTCTATCTTTCCAGTGTTGCTGGTAAGTGGTTTTGCCGGGATGATTTTTACTATTCAGACGGCAAAAGAATTAGTGCAATTCGGTGCGGTAAATGCTGTCGGTGGTGCTTTTGCTTTAGCTTTCTGCCGAGAATTAGCTCCTATTTTAACAGGTTGTGTAATTGCCGGACAAGTCGGTTCTGCTTTTGCCGCAGAAATAGGTGCAATGCGAGTCACAGAGCAAATTGATGCACTTTATATGCTGAGAACCGATCCAATAGATTATTTAGTTCTTCCCAGAGTCATTGCTTGCTGTTTAATGGTACCCTTATTAACAATTTTTGCCTTAGTTATGGGGGTAACTGCCGGAGCTTTTGCCGCCTTCCAATTTTATCAGATAGATCCCCAAACATTTTTAGATTCAGTTAGAAGTTTTTTAGAACCGTCAGATTTGGTGATTATTGTGCTAAAAGGATTTCTCTTTGGTTCAATGATTGCTGTCCTGGGTTGTAGTTGGGGACTAACTACCAAAGGAGGAGTAAAACAAGTAGGAGAATCAGCAACAGCGGCAGTTGTTACTACTTGGGTATCAATTTTTGTGATTGACTTTGTTTTATCTTTGCTGCTATTTGACAAACCTATATTTTAGGCGATAACTTTGTAGTGAGGACTTTAGTCCTCATAAAATTAAGGACTAAAGTCCTTAGTACGAATAATTTTTATTATAAATAATTCATATTTCCTAAAAAATAACACTCCAAAAAAGGAGTGTTTTAACAAAAAACTTAATTTATAATACTCGTCCTACACATTAAAGCGGAATAACATCACATCTCCTTCTTGGACAATATACTCTTTCCCCTCACTTCTAACTAATCCTTTTTCCTTTGCCGCAGTCATGGAACCAGTCGTCACCAAATCATTGTAAGCAACAGTTTCAGCGCGAATAAATCCCCTTTCAAAATCGGTGTGAATCACCCCA includes:
- a CDS encoding ARPP-2 domain-containing protein, which encodes MTLNALSHGLGCRFESSFSGHYIPGLEDALRVFEIHETQVGVLVFIAEAFTSAFIVSTPQHYRVLHTSLLEDFYGLLYDTTFMVDLSVDESKINSLADLRSERSANAIRLGIVSGFHGIWVGGKLTALSDSLHF
- a CDS encoding MlaE family lipid ABC transporter permease subunit; this encodes MKVKLRPRDNLERSWIVRFGAAMLLFGQVWLHLLQGKMHSRHIMEHMVKAGPASIFPVLLVSGFAGMIFTIQTAKELVQFGAVNAVGGAFALAFCRELAPILTGCVIAGQVGSAFAAEIGAMRVTEQIDALYMLRTDPIDYLVLPRVIACCLMVPLLTIFALVMGVTAGAFAAFQFYQIDPQTFLDSVRSFLEPSDLVIIVLKGFLFGSMIAVLGCSWGLTTKGGVKQVGESATAAVVTTWVSIFVIDFVLSLLLFDKPIF